Proteins from a genomic interval of Haliaeetus albicilla chromosome 13, bHalAlb1.1, whole genome shotgun sequence:
- the BAG4 gene encoding BAG family molecular chaperone regulator 4 isoform X2, which translates to MDSPYANGAYNPPYPPAPGAAPHYTGLPQTRGYYCSAPSRTPYPAESTGMYRPSSPAPPWSYAPPDCPTEGSSLRRQQVPGYSPPQTPGMPIPQYPYGDSNPGVTAQGPPPQPRPPEDTWAPPTVYGVQPRYAWPAASVHGNPFVSESHPPWTGSGASSHPPVWDSKDTAYNKPEQSANQHNYYSDVNHQHSGTMNDHKPATPLNAKPSPSNAKVQYSAQPQMYDTASRKLVAGNREVGFKPGDQPSTNSAAIQPEIQRILHVMGEAEQLGQEVDEFVGKKTDKSYRLLEEMLTKLLLELDSIETGGQDSVRQARKESVHRIQAILEKLERKGL; encoded by the exons ATGGATTCTCCCTATGCAAACGGAGCCTACAACCCCCCGTATCCTCCGGCTCCCGGCGCTGCCCCGCACTACACCGGCCTGCCGCAGACACGGGGGTACTACTGCTCCGCGCCTTCTCGGACCCCCTACCCTGCGGAGTCCACCGGCATGTACCGGCCCTCATCACCGGCTCCCCCCTGGAGCTACGCCCCGCCGGACTGTCCCACCGAAGGGTCCTCGCTCAGGAGGCAGCAGGTTCCTGGCTACTCCCCACCGCAG ACCCCAGGAATGCCCATCCCGCAGTATCCATACGGAGACAGCAATCCAGGGGTCACGGCGCAGGGGCCTCCACCACAGCCCAGACCCCCAGAGGACACGTGGGCTCCCCCGACCGTCTACGGGGTGCAGCCACGTTACGCGTGGCCGGCTGCTTCGGTGCACGGGAACCCCTTCGTCTCCGAATCGCATCCACCCTGGACTGGCAGCGGAGCTTCTTCCCACCCTCCTGTGTGGGACTCAAAG GATACTGCTTACAACAAACCTGAGCAAAGTGCAAACCAACACAACTACTATTCTGATGTCAATCACCAGCACTCTGGGACAATGAATGACCACAAGCCAGCCACTCCACTCAATGCCAAGCCATCCCCCTCAAATGCCAAGGTGCAGTACAGCGCACAGCCCCAAATGTACGACACTGCATCTCGGAAGCTTGTGGCTGGGAACCGGGAGGTTGGCTTTAAACCTGGTGACCAGCCTTCAACAAATTctgcagccatccagccagaGATTCAGAGAATCCTCCACGTTATGGGGGAGGCTGAACAGCTGGGGCAAGAGGTGGATGAATTTGTAGGAAAAAAGACAGATAAATCCTACCGGCTTCTGGAGGAGATGTTGACCAAGCTGCTGTTGGAACTGGATTCCATCGAGACTGGTGGCCAGGACAGTGTTCGGCAGGCCAGGAAAGAGTCCGTCCACAGAATTCAGGCCATACTggaaaaactggaaagaaaggGATTGTGA
- the BAG4 gene encoding BAG family molecular chaperone regulator 4 isoform X1 → MEPRDRAAEPGPPWPPGSPRPPAAQAMDSPYANGAYNPPYPPAPGAAPHYTGLPQTRGYYCSAPSRTPYPAESTGMYRPSSPAPPWSYAPPDCPTEGSSLRRQQVPGYSPPQTPGMPIPQYPYGDSNPGVTAQGPPPQPRPPEDTWAPPTVYGVQPRYAWPAASVHGNPFVSESHPPWTGSGASSHPPVWDSKDTAYNKPEQSANQHNYYSDVNHQHSGTMNDHKPATPLNAKPSPSNAKVQYSAQPQMYDTASRKLVAGNREVGFKPGDQPSTNSAAIQPEIQRILHVMGEAEQLGQEVDEFVGKKTDKSYRLLEEMLTKLLLELDSIETGGQDSVRQARKESVHRIQAILEKLERKGL, encoded by the exons aTGGAGCCCCGCGACCGCGCCGCCGAGCCGGGCCCGCCGTGGCCCCCCGGgtccccccgcccgccggcggcgcAG gcCATGGATTCTCCCTATGCAAACGGAGCCTACAACCCCCCGTATCCTCCGGCTCCCGGCGCTGCCCCGCACTACACCGGCCTGCCGCAGACACGGGGGTACTACTGCTCCGCGCCTTCTCGGACCCCCTACCCTGCGGAGTCCACCGGCATGTACCGGCCCTCATCACCGGCTCCCCCCTGGAGCTACGCCCCGCCGGACTGTCCCACCGAAGGGTCCTCGCTCAGGAGGCAGCAGGTTCCTGGCTACTCCCCACCGCAG ACCCCAGGAATGCCCATCCCGCAGTATCCATACGGAGACAGCAATCCAGGGGTCACGGCGCAGGGGCCTCCACCACAGCCCAGACCCCCAGAGGACACGTGGGCTCCCCCGACCGTCTACGGGGTGCAGCCACGTTACGCGTGGCCGGCTGCTTCGGTGCACGGGAACCCCTTCGTCTCCGAATCGCATCCACCCTGGACTGGCAGCGGAGCTTCTTCCCACCCTCCTGTGTGGGACTCAAAG GATACTGCTTACAACAAACCTGAGCAAAGTGCAAACCAACACAACTACTATTCTGATGTCAATCACCAGCACTCTGGGACAATGAATGACCACAAGCCAGCCACTCCACTCAATGCCAAGCCATCCCCCTCAAATGCCAAGGTGCAGTACAGCGCACAGCCCCAAATGTACGACACTGCATCTCGGAAGCTTGTGGCTGGGAACCGGGAGGTTGGCTTTAAACCTGGTGACCAGCCTTCAACAAATTctgcagccatccagccagaGATTCAGAGAATCCTCCACGTTATGGGGGAGGCTGAACAGCTGGGGCAAGAGGTGGATGAATTTGTAGGAAAAAAGACAGATAAATCCTACCGGCTTCTGGAGGAGATGTTGACCAAGCTGCTGTTGGAACTGGATTCCATCGAGACTGGTGGCCAGGACAGTGTTCGGCAGGCCAGGAAAGAGTCCGTCCACAGAATTCAGGCCATACTggaaaaactggaaagaaaggGATTGTGA